Proteins encoded together in one Kingella oralis window:
- a CDS encoding patatin-like phospholipase family protein: MSDFVWFSGCLKRAMLAASAVWLSACSLVAYQPTATIDRVHENEGYRLEQSIQRSNQDNTLVIMMFSGGGTRAAALGYGVLKAFNDYPLLLNGKRTTLTASSDVVFGVSGGSVLAAYYALHGEQVIPRFEERFLKQNFQRLMFKQALSFSNMPRLASPEYGRGDLLQEQFENTLFGNMTFGDLNKYRRGPFAVISATDMASGQRIDFTQENFDQFCLNLSDLRVARAVASSSAVPVIFSPLTLNNNSGNCGYTVPARFQAALDHDADALQQKTRREMLHNAYYADSKARPFLHLVDGGLTDNLGLRSLLDRQEIYPNSSLQAMLEAKNINRVIVVSVNAQNQISETISQQAAIPSFRDMVNATIDVPIARASQESLRQFRAMVDAWNASQKDADKPILMHFVSLSLHDLPPSPLRTRALNIPTTYYLPRESINDLKEAAKILVKQSPEFQQLRQEAGQPETPQAAAAVQQENIH; encoded by the coding sequence ATGAGTGATTTTGTATGGTTTTCAGGCTGCCTAAAACGGGCGATGCTAGCGGCGAGCGCGGTGTGGCTATCGGCGTGTTCGCTGGTGGCGTATCAGCCCACTGCAACGATTGACCGTGTGCACGAGAACGAGGGCTATCGTTTGGAGCAAAGCATCCAGCGCAGTAATCAGGATAACACGTTGGTAATTATGATGTTTTCGGGCGGTGGTACGCGGGCGGCGGCGTTGGGCTATGGTGTGTTGAAGGCGTTTAATGATTATCCGCTGCTGCTCAATGGCAAGCGCACCACGCTGACGGCAAGCAGCGATGTGGTGTTTGGTGTGTCGGGTGGCTCGGTGCTGGCGGCGTATTATGCGCTGCATGGTGAACAGGTGATTCCGCGTTTTGAGGAGCGGTTTTTAAAGCAGAATTTCCAGCGGCTGATGTTTAAGCAGGCGTTGTCGTTTTCCAATATGCCGCGCTTGGCTTCGCCTGAATATGGGCGCGGCGATTTGCTGCAAGAGCAATTTGAGAACACGCTGTTTGGCAACATGACGTTTGGTGATTTGAATAAATATCGCAGAGGCCCGTTTGCGGTGATTAGTGCTACGGATATGGCTTCGGGGCAGCGCATTGATTTTACGCAGGAGAATTTTGACCAGTTCTGTTTAAATTTGTCGGATTTGCGCGTGGCGCGGGCGGTGGCTTCGTCTAGTGCCGTGCCTGTGATTTTTTCGCCGCTTACGTTGAACAACAACAGCGGCAACTGCGGCTACACCGTGCCTGCGCGTTTTCAGGCTGCCTTAGACCATGATGCGGATGCGTTGCAACAAAAAACGCGGCGCGAGATGCTGCACAATGCTTATTATGCCGACAGCAAGGCGCGCCCGTTTTTGCATTTGGTGGACGGCGGTTTAACGGATAATTTGGGGCTGCGCAGCCTGCTGGACCGGCAGGAGATTTATCCGAACAGCTCGTTGCAGGCGATGCTGGAAGCCAAAAACATCAACCGCGTGATTGTTGTGAGCGTGAACGCGCAAAACCAGATTAGCGAAACGATTAGCCAACAGGCGGCGATTCCGTCGTTTCGCGATATGGTGAACGCGACGATTGATGTGCCGATTGCGCGGGCTTCGCAAGAATCGCTGCGGCAATTTCGCGCGATGGTGGATGCTTGGAATGCGTCGCAAAAGGATGCGGACAAGCCGATTCTGATGCATTTTGTGAGCTTGAGTCTGCATGATTTGCCGCCGTCTCCGTTACGGACGCGCGCGCTCAACATCCCGACCACATATTACCTGCCGCGCGAGAGCATCAACGATTTGAAAGAGGCGGCGAAGATTCTGGTGAAGCAGTCGCCCGAATTTCAGCAGTTGCGGCAAGAGGCAGGGCAGCCTGAAACGCCTCAGGCGGCCGCAGCGGTGCAGCAGGAAAACATACACTAG
- a CDS encoding 5-(carboxyamino)imidazole ribonucleotide synthase translates to MDAIYPPKALAILGGGQLGSMFTLAAKTMGYSVVVLEPDGRAPAARFADKHLCAPFDDKNALAELAQCAAVTTEFENVNADAMRDLAAAMQVSPSSDCVAIAQNRILEKSWIRKAGLETAPYRVIQAASDISSECEPLFPAVLKTAMLGYDGKGQIRVKTLAQLQAAFATLGNVPCVLEQLVDLRAEISVIACRLDDERIATFDPAENHHENGILAYSVVPARLPENLLSAAKQMAVRLANALNYVGVLAVEMFVVGDEQRLVVNEMAPRPHNSGHHTMDACASSQFQQQVRLMCGLPPADTRLLSACCMANILGDVWGEQGEEPNWAAVLNHPQAHLHLYGKAEPRKGRKMGHFTVLADSADEAYRIAQSLHQQLKFQ, encoded by the coding sequence ATGGATGCCATTTATCCTCCCAAAGCATTGGCTATTTTAGGTGGCGGTCAGCTTGGCAGTATGTTTACGTTGGCGGCGAAAACAATGGGCTATTCGGTGGTGGTGCTTGAACCGGATGGTCGTGCGCCCGCTGCTCGGTTTGCCGATAAGCATCTTTGTGCGCCGTTTGATGATAAAAACGCGTTGGCAGAGTTAGCGCAATGTGCGGCGGTTACGACAGAATTTGAAAATGTGAACGCGGATGCGATGCGTGATTTGGCGGCTGCAATGCAAGTTTCGCCCAGCAGCGATTGTGTGGCGATTGCACAGAATCGGATTTTGGAAAAATCGTGGATTCGCAAGGCGGGGTTGGAAACCGCGCCTTATCGTGTGATTCAGGCTGCCTCGGATATTTCGTCGGAGTGTGAACCGCTGTTTCCCGCGGTGTTGAAAACGGCTATGCTGGGCTATGACGGCAAGGGACAAATCCGAGTCAAAACGCTGGCGCAACTGCAAGCGGCGTTTGCAACGTTGGGCAATGTGCCCTGCGTGTTGGAGCAATTGGTGGATTTGCGGGCGGAAATTTCGGTGATTGCGTGTCGCTTGGATGATGAGCGGATTGCAACGTTTGATCCTGCGGAAAATCATCATGAGAATGGGATTTTGGCATATTCGGTTGTGCCTGCGCGGCTGCCTGAAAATCTGTTGTCCGCGGCGAAGCAGATGGCGGTTCGTTTGGCAAACGCGCTGAATTATGTGGGCGTGCTGGCGGTGGAGATGTTTGTGGTGGGGGATGAGCAGCGATTGGTGGTAAACGAGATGGCACCGCGCCCGCACAACAGCGGGCATCATACGATGGATGCGTGTGCGAGTAGCCAGTTTCAGCAGCAGGTGCGCTTGATGTGTGGCTTGCCGCCTGCGGATACGCGCTTGCTTTCGGCGTGTTGCATGGCGAATATTTTGGGCGATGTGTGGGGCGAGCAGGGGGAGGAGCCGAACTGGGCGGCGGTGCTGAATCATCCGCAGGCGCATTTGCATTTGTATGGCAAGGCTGAACCGCGCAAGGGGCGCAAGATGGGGCATTTTACGGTGTTGGCGGATTCGGCGGACGAGGCTTATCGCATTGCGCAATCGTTGCATCAACAGTTAAAGTTTCAATGA
- a CDS encoding Trm112 family protein, which produces MQPKYLAKLVCPLTKKPLEYHADKQELWSKAARLAFPIRDGIPILLENEARELSDLEAKS; this is translated from the coding sequence ATGCAACCCAAATACCTAGCCAAACTCGTTTGCCCGCTTACCAAAAAGCCGCTGGAATACCACGCCGACAAACAAGAGCTGTGGAGCAAAGCCGCCCGCCTCGCCTTCCCCATCCGCGACGGCATTCCCATCCTGCTGGAAAACGAAGCGCGCGAACTGAGCGACTTGGAAGCCAAATCATGA